One window from the genome of Marinobacter bohaiensis encodes:
- the phrB gene encoding deoxyribodipyrimidine photo-lyase — MPQLVWFRNDLRVADNPALVAACQSGEAVEACFFVTPDQWQSHDLSPARAALMLDHVEALGQRLAGLGIPLHIVEVADFEASLSTLETLVRDQSINTVHINEEYGVNERRRDKAAHQRLQASGVTLHKYRDQTVAPVGAVLTGQDQPYSVFTPFSRRWWDWVEQNHPQTLAIPAPHNARLAAPPRPATPNGFGDAPPALVRTGEDAAHDALQAFLEERGARYKEDRDFPAVDGTSLLSPYLASGILSGRQCLQAGLDALRQQPDATGIRTWLNEICWRDFYVNILYHFPRVSMHRAFKPETEALTWNDAGETLTAWQEGRTGIPIVDAAMRQLRQTGWMHNRLRMVAAMFLSKNLFLDWRLGEAWFMRNLADGYLASNNGGWQWSASTGTDAAPYFRVFNPATQSERFDPRGDFIRQYVPELRDLDNKRIHNPAAGGTVPKGYVRPIVDLKSSRKEAIARFQALKD; from the coding sequence ATGCCCCAACTCGTCTGGTTCCGCAACGATCTCCGCGTCGCCGACAACCCGGCTCTGGTGGCCGCCTGTCAGAGCGGCGAGGCCGTGGAGGCCTGCTTTTTCGTCACGCCCGACCAGTGGCAGTCGCACGATCTGTCACCGGCGCGGGCAGCCCTGATGCTGGATCATGTCGAGGCCCTGGGGCAACGCCTCGCCGGTTTGGGCATCCCGCTGCACATCGTCGAGGTGGCGGACTTCGAAGCCAGTCTGTCGACACTGGAAACGCTGGTACGGGATCAATCTATCAACACGGTCCACATCAACGAGGAATATGGCGTCAACGAACGCCGGCGAGACAAAGCCGCCCACCAGAGGCTGCAGGCCTCGGGCGTCACGCTCCACAAATACCGCGACCAGACCGTGGCGCCGGTCGGCGCGGTGCTGACCGGACAGGACCAGCCCTACTCGGTCTTTACCCCCTTCTCCCGTCGCTGGTGGGACTGGGTCGAACAGAACCACCCGCAAACCCTGGCCATTCCCGCCCCGCACAACGCCAGGCTGGCCGCACCGCCGCGACCGGCCACGCCGAACGGGTTCGGGGACGCGCCGCCCGCGCTCGTACGAACCGGTGAGGACGCGGCCCACGATGCCCTGCAGGCCTTCCTGGAAGAACGTGGCGCACGCTATAAGGAGGATCGGGACTTTCCCGCAGTGGACGGCACCAGCCTGCTGTCGCCCTACCTGGCCAGCGGCATCCTGTCCGGTCGCCAGTGCCTGCAGGCGGGGCTGGACGCCTTGAGACAGCAACCGGACGCCACCGGCATCCGCACCTGGCTCAACGAGATCTGCTGGCGCGACTTCTACGTCAACATCCTCTACCACTTCCCCCGGGTCAGCATGCACCGGGCGTTCAAGCCGGAAACCGAGGCGCTGACCTGGAACGATGCCGGCGAGACCCTGACCGCCTGGCAGGAAGGCCGCACCGGTATTCCCATCGTCGACGCCGCCATGCGCCAGTTGCGGCAGACCGGCTGGATGCACAACCGCCTGCGCATGGTGGCGGCCATGTTCCTGTCGAAGAACCTGTTCCTGGACTGGCGTTTGGGGGAGGCCTGGTTCATGCGCAACCTGGCGGACGGGTATCTGGCATCGAACAACGGCGGCTGGCAGTGGAGCGCCTCCACGGGCACCGACGCGGCGCCCTACTTTCGGGTCTTCAACCCGGCCACCCAGAGCGAGCGCTTCGATCCACGCGGCGATTTTATCCGGCAGTACGTGCCGGAGCTGCGTGACCTGGACAACAAGCGCATCCACAACCCGGCCGCCGGCGGCACGGTGCCGAAGGGCTACGTGCGCCCGATCGTGGACCTGAAAAGCTCACGCAAGGAGGCCATTGCCCGCTTCCAGGCACTCAAGGATTAG
- the rimK gene encoding 30S ribosomal protein S6--L-glutamate ligase: MKIAVLSRNKSLYSTRRLVEEGLNRGHDVRVIDCLHCYMNITSANPEIHYRKEILDDFDVVIPRIGASVTFYGTAVLRQFEMMGVFPVNESVAISRSRDKLRSLQLLARKGVGMPVTGFANKPDDVPELIRMVGGSPVVIKLLQGTQGIGVVLAETRKAAESVIEAFMGLKADILVQEFIKEAGGADIRCFVIGDKVIAAMKRQAGEGEFRSNLHRGGTASLVRISPEERRTAIAAAKAMGLNVAGVDLLRSSRGPLVMEVNSSPGLEGIETATSKNVAGMIIDWTEKNQKPWKTRTKGGRG; encoded by the coding sequence ATGAAGATTGCTGTCCTGTCCCGCAACAAATCGCTCTATTCCACCCGCCGCCTGGTGGAAGAGGGGCTGAACCGGGGCCATGACGTGCGGGTGATCGACTGCCTGCACTGCTATATGAACATCACCTCCGCCAATCCGGAGATCCATTACCGCAAGGAGATCCTGGACGACTTCGATGTGGTGATCCCGCGCATCGGTGCGTCGGTGACCTTCTACGGCACGGCGGTGCTGCGCCAGTTCGAGATGATGGGCGTGTTTCCGGTCAATGAGTCGGTGGCCATCAGCCGCTCCCGGGACAAGCTGCGCTCGCTGCAACTGCTGGCGCGCAAGGGCGTGGGCATGCCGGTCACCGGGTTTGCCAACAAGCCGGACGACGTGCCCGAGCTGATCCGCATGGTGGGCGGCTCGCCGGTGGTGATCAAGTTGCTGCAGGGTACCCAGGGCATCGGCGTGGTGCTGGCGGAAACCCGCAAGGCGGCCGAGAGCGTGATCGAGGCGTTCATGGGCCTGAAGGCGGACATCCTGGTGCAGGAGTTCATCAAGGAGGCCGGCGGCGCTGACATTCGCTGCTTCGTGATCGGCGACAAGGTGATTGCCGCCATGAAACGCCAGGCCGGGGAGGGTGAGTTCCGCTCCAACCTGCATCGGGGCGGTACTGCCTCGCTGGTGCGCATTTCCCCGGAAGAGCGCCGTACCGCCATTGCCGCCGCCAAGGCCATGGGCCTGAATGTGGCCGGGGTGGATCTGCTGCGCTCGTCGCGTGGGCCGCTGGTGATGGAGGTGAATTCGTCACCGGGCCTGGAAGGCATTGAAACCGCCACCAGCAAGAACGTGGCGGGCATGATCATCGACTGGACCGAGAAGAACCAGAAACCCTGGAAGACAAGAACAAAAGGTGGGAGAGGCTGA
- a CDS encoding PhoH family protein: MYVLDTNVLIHDPNALLNFEEHDVIIPMTVLEELDSLKSGKQAVAADCRQAIRNIDKLLGDASPKDIERGVPIVRARKAEPLGTLSILMSTEHTGNHALPEHLNDNKIINTLAALQVRNPEQDIILVSKDINMRLKARGFGVEAQDYHNDQLLDDIDLLPKGYRQFPNSFWDTINKVETIQREGVTEHILRREGELQKLNINEFVLDEQGFVGKVVDIEDDRLVLQDLHQHDLMNKEVWGLMPRDIYQGIALNLLMDPDVHLVNLTGSAGSGKTILALAACIEMTVASKTYKRIIATRSTQGLDEDIGFLPGTEAEKMEPWLGAIVDNLEALHEDDENMTASVDYILSKVPLHFKSLNYIRGRSFQHSLIIIDESQNLTPHQIKTIITRAGNGSKVICLGNLAQIDTPYLSGLSSGLTYMTERFKGFRHGGHIHLQGVPRSALAEFAEANL; encoded by the coding sequence ATGTACGTCCTCGACACCAACGTCCTGATCCACGACCCCAACGCCCTGCTCAACTTCGAAGAACACGATGTGATTATCCCCATGACCGTCCTGGAGGAGCTGGACAGCCTCAAGTCCGGCAAGCAGGCGGTCGCTGCCGACTGCCGCCAGGCCATCCGCAACATCGACAAGCTGCTGGGCGATGCCAGCCCCAAAGACATCGAGCGGGGCGTCCCCATTGTGCGGGCACGCAAGGCCGAACCGCTGGGGACGCTGTCGATCCTGATGAGCACCGAGCACACCGGCAATCACGCGCTGCCCGAGCACCTCAACGACAACAAGATCATCAACACCCTGGCCGCGCTGCAGGTACGCAACCCCGAGCAGGACATCATCCTGGTCAGCAAGGACATCAACATGCGCCTCAAGGCGCGCGGCTTCGGCGTGGAAGCCCAGGACTACCACAACGACCAGCTACTGGACGACATCGACCTGCTGCCCAAGGGTTACCGGCAGTTCCCCAACTCCTTCTGGGACACCATCAACAAGGTGGAGACGATTCAGCGCGAGGGGGTGACCGAGCACATCCTGCGGCGCGAAGGTGAGCTGCAGAAGCTCAACATCAACGAATTCGTGCTGGACGAGCAGGGCTTCGTGGGCAAGGTGGTGGACATCGAGGACGACCGTCTGGTGCTACAGGACCTGCACCAGCACGACCTGATGAACAAGGAAGTCTGGGGCCTGATGCCGCGGGACATCTACCAGGGCATCGCCCTGAACCTGCTGATGGACCCGGACGTGCACCTGGTCAACCTGACCGGGTCGGCCGGTTCGGGCAAGACCATCCTGGCCCTGGCCGCGTGCATCGAGATGACCGTCGCCAGCAAGACTTACAAGCGCATCATCGCCACCCGCAGCACCCAGGGGCTGGACGAGGACATCGGCTTCCTGCCCGGCACCGAGGCGGAGAAGATGGAGCCCTGGCTGGGCGCGATCGTGGACAACCTCGAAGCCCTCCACGAGGACGACGAGAACATGACCGCCAGCGTCGACTACATCCTGTCCAAGGTGCCGCTGCACTTCAAATCCCTGAATTACATCCGCGGGCGCAGTTTCCAGCACAGCCTGATCATCATCGACGAGTCCCAGAACCTGACACCGCACCAGATCAAGACGATCATCACGCGGGCGGGCAACGGCTCCAAGGTGATCTGTCTGGGCAACCTGGCGCAGATCGACACGCCCTACCTGAGCGGCCTGAGTTCCGGTCTGACCTACATGACCGAGCGCTTCAAGGGCTTCCGCCACGGTGGGCACATCCACCTGCAGGGAGTGCCGAGATCGGCCCTGGCGGAGTTTGCGGAAGCGAACCTGTAG
- a CDS encoding START domain-containing protein: MRLTPRACPSLLFAALLGCPGLSADALPGPDANWQLREESDGIRIYTTAVPGSDFEAFRAVADLDASTSRLMAVLVNPASCTEWVHNCVESEAFGSGGFGDRYAYSVNDMPWPVQDRDYVIRIRTHGEQASGVVDMYLSAVPGARPERDDYIRVDQSDTHYRFEPLGPERTRLTWVQHTEPNGSIPSWLVNSLVVDIPVKSIRNLERVARSPRYAGYELVFDDAGKLVDVVRSSQSEGDAP, from the coding sequence GTGCGACTGACGCCCCGAGCATGCCCGTCCCTCCTGTTCGCCGCCCTGCTTGGTTGCCCGGGCCTGAGCGCGGACGCCCTGCCCGGCCCCGACGCCAACTGGCAGCTGCGCGAGGAGAGCGACGGCATCCGGATCTACACCACGGCGGTGCCAGGGTCGGATTTCGAGGCGTTCCGGGCCGTGGCGGACCTGGACGCCTCGACCAGCCGGTTGATGGCGGTGCTGGTCAATCCCGCATCCTGTACCGAATGGGTCCACAACTGCGTGGAATCGGAGGCATTCGGCAGCGGCGGTTTCGGCGACCGTTACGCCTACTCGGTCAACGACATGCCCTGGCCCGTGCAGGACCGGGACTACGTGATCCGCATCCGCACCCACGGCGAGCAGGCTTCGGGCGTGGTGGACATGTACCTCAGTGCCGTGCCCGGTGCGCGCCCGGAACGGGACGACTACATCCGCGTCGACCAGTCCGACACCCATTACCGCTTCGAACCGCTGGGACCGGAGCGCACCCGCCTGACCTGGGTCCAGCACACCGAGCCCAACGGCAGCATCCCCAGCTGGCTGGTGAACTCGCTGGTGGTGGACATCCCGGTAAAATCCATCCGCAACCTTGAGCGGGTTGCGCGCTCGCCCCGCTACGCCGGTTACGAGCTGGTATTTGATGACGCCGGCAAGCTGGTGGACGTGGTTCGATCCAGTCAATCGGAGGGTGACGCGCCCTGA
- a CDS encoding ATP-dependent zinc protease family protein — protein MTSDKTKATQTGDQRVALGWREWLALPDLGIERIKAKIDTGARTSCLHTFRMETYTEGEERRVRFWVHPEQNNLHKVIECDAAVLDERLVSDSGGHREQRLVILTSVQVGAVSWPIEMTLTNRDTMRFRMLLGRTAMAGKALVDPQHSYLAGDPAAGSTS, from the coding sequence ATGACGAGCGATAAGACGAAGGCAACACAAACGGGCGATCAGCGGGTGGCACTGGGCTGGCGTGAATGGCTGGCTTTGCCGGACCTGGGCATCGAGCGGATCAAGGCCAAGATCGACACCGGGGCGCGCACCTCGTGCCTGCACACGTTTCGCATGGAAACCTACACCGAAGGTGAGGAACGTCGCGTGCGCTTCTGGGTCCATCCGGAACAGAACAACCTGCACAAGGTGATCGAGTGCGATGCCGCGGTACTGGACGAGCGGCTCGTGTCCGACTCCGGCGGCCACCGCGAGCAGCGCCTGGTGATCCTGACGTCGGTCCAGGTGGGTGCCGTCAGCTGGCCCATCGAAATGACACTGACCAATCGCGACACCATGCGCTTCCGGATGCTCCTCGGGCGCACGGCCATGGCCGGCAAGGCGCTGGTGGATCCCCAACATTCTTATCTGGCCGGTGATCCGGCCGCAGGGAGTACTTCATGA
- a CDS encoding NarK family nitrate/nitrite MFS transporter, which produces MSEQSFQFFAFRGKTRILHLSWVAFFISFLVWFNHAPLMVTIREQFNLTTSEVNTILLLNVALTIPARILIGMLVDTLGPRRVYALVLALSGVFCLGFALAESFEQLALTRFLLGFVGAGFVVGIRLISEWYPARELGLAEGIYGGWGNFGAAFAGLSMPAVALFFGGDDGWRWAVGTTGVIAMLYAVVFFIMVKDTPEGSTYFKPKRGGAMEVTSKGDFVLYVLMNLPLFLAMGLIAWQLGPAKLGLVGATTTNLIYGVIAIMLVFQLVRIWQINGHVFHKPVPAFDRYAFKQVALLDLVYMASFGSELAVVSMLPLYFLDTFDISPVLAGMLGGSFALMNLIGRPGGGYLADRFGRKLITLVMLAGISVGYLLMGQIDGAWPLPLAVLLVLFCSVFVQGGCGAVYASVPLVKRRLTGQVAGMAGAYGNVGGVIFLVVLAQVSPAVFFFVLGAVALAILVLVAVFMDEPSPQTSEVMPDGSVRMIEVP; this is translated from the coding sequence ATGTCGGAACAATCCTTCCAGTTTTTCGCGTTCCGGGGTAAGACCCGGATCCTGCATCTCAGTTGGGTCGCGTTCTTTATCAGTTTCCTGGTCTGGTTCAACCACGCCCCGCTGATGGTCACCATCCGCGAGCAGTTCAACCTGACCACCAGTGAAGTGAACACCATCCTGCTGCTGAACGTGGCGCTGACCATTCCTGCCCGCATCCTGATCGGCATGCTGGTGGATACCCTGGGCCCGCGTCGGGTCTATGCACTGGTGCTGGCGTTATCCGGCGTGTTCTGTCTGGGCTTTGCCCTGGCGGAATCCTTCGAGCAGCTGGCGCTGACCCGCTTCTTGCTGGGCTTCGTGGGCGCCGGTTTTGTGGTGGGCATCCGCCTGATCAGCGAATGGTACCCGGCCCGGGAGCTGGGTCTGGCGGAAGGCATCTACGGCGGTTGGGGCAACTTCGGGGCGGCTTTTGCCGGCCTGTCCATGCCAGCGGTGGCGCTGTTCTTCGGTGGCGATGACGGCTGGCGTTGGGCCGTTGGCACCACCGGCGTGATCGCCATGCTCTACGCCGTGGTCTTCTTCATCATGGTCAAGGACACGCCGGAAGGCTCCACCTACTTCAAGCCCAAGCGTGGCGGCGCCATGGAAGTCACCAGCAAGGGCGATTTCGTTCTCTACGTGTTGATGAACCTGCCGCTGTTCCTGGCCATGGGCCTGATTGCCTGGCAGTTGGGGCCGGCCAAGCTCGGCCTGGTGGGGGCGACCACCACCAATCTGATCTACGGGGTGATTGCCATCATGCTGGTGTTCCAGTTGGTGCGCATCTGGCAGATCAACGGTCACGTCTTCCACAAGCCGGTGCCGGCATTCGACCGCTACGCCTTCAAGCAGGTGGCGTTGCTGGACCTGGTCTATATGGCCAGTTTCGGTTCCGAGCTGGCGGTGGTATCCATGCTGCCACTGTACTTCCTCGACACGTTCGATATTTCACCGGTGCTGGCGGGCATGCTGGGCGGTAGCTTCGCCCTGATGAACCTGATCGGGCGTCCTGGTGGCGGCTACCTGGCGGACCGTTTCGGCCGCAAGCTGATCACCCTGGTGATGCTCGCCGGGATCAGCGTGGGCTACCTGTTGATGGGGCAGATCGACGGCGCCTGGCCGCTGCCGCTCGCGGTGCTGCTGGTGCTGTTCTGCTCGGTATTCGTGCAGGGCGGCTGCGGGGCGGTCTACGCCTCGGTGCCCCTGGTCAAGCGACGCCTCACCGGGCAGGTGGCCGGCATGGCCGGTGCCTACGGCAACGTCGGTGGCGTGATCTTCCTGGTGGTGTTGGCGCAGGTGTCGCCGGCCGTGTTCTTCTTCGTGCTGGGCGCCGTGGCCCTGGCGATCCTGGTGCTGGTGGCGGTGTTCATGGACGAGCCCAGTCCGCAGACCAGCGAAGTCATGCCTGACGGCTCGGTGCGGATGATCGAAGTGCCATGA
- a CDS encoding succinylglutamate desuccinylase/aspartoacylase family protein yields MARAPFVIAGEEIPAGTRKTVEVPVAKLYTHTPLHIPVEVVHGRRDGPVLLVCAAIHGDEINGVEIIRRVLRYGALRHLRGTLVAVPIVNVFGFVQRTRYLPDRRDLNRCFPGSETGSLGGRIAYLFRTQIMEQVSHIIDLHTGAIHRFNLPQIRAELKNPETIRIAEAFGAPVILNASLREGTLREYADSLDIPVVTFEGGEALRFDDVVISSGVRGIIRVMRALDMLPEKASRIKVKKRSEIAANSMWVRADIDGIMRPIVRLGARVRKGQKLAIIADPFGETETALLASVSGIVIGMNNLPLVNEGEAIYHIARFDELAEAEKAMDYFRSKFDPEVTEAVMPMHPWDDQER; encoded by the coding sequence ATGGCGCGAGCCCCATTCGTGATTGCCGGCGAGGAGATTCCGGCAGGCACCCGCAAGACCGTGGAAGTGCCGGTGGCCAAGCTGTACACCCACACGCCCCTGCACATTCCGGTGGAAGTGGTGCACGGTCGTCGCGACGGGCCGGTGCTGCTGGTCTGTGCGGCGATCCACGGCGACGAGATCAACGGCGTGGAGATCATCCGCCGGGTGCTGCGTTATGGGGCGCTGCGTCATCTGCGCGGAACCCTGGTGGCGGTGCCCATCGTCAACGTGTTCGGTTTCGTGCAGCGCACCCGCTACCTGCCGGACCGTCGCGATCTGAATCGGTGCTTCCCGGGCTCGGAGACCGGTTCGCTGGGCGGACGCATCGCCTACCTGTTCCGCACCCAGATCATGGAACAGGTCAGCCACATCATTGACCTGCACACCGGGGCCATTCATCGCTTCAACCTGCCGCAGATCCGCGCCGAGCTGAAGAACCCGGAGACCATCCGCATCGCCGAGGCGTTCGGCGCGCCGGTGATCCTCAACGCCAGCCTGCGGGAGGGCACGCTGCGTGAGTATGCCGATTCGCTGGATATCCCGGTGGTGACCTTCGAGGGGGGCGAGGCGCTGCGTTTTGACGACGTGGTCATCTCCAGCGGCGTGCGAGGCATCATCCGCGTGATGCGTGCGCTGGACATGCTTCCCGAGAAGGCCTCACGCATCAAGGTGAAGAAGCGTTCGGAGATCGCCGCCAACTCCATGTGGGTGCGGGCCGACATCGACGGCATCATGCGCCCCATCGTGCGACTCGGTGCGCGGGTGCGCAAGGGCCAGAAGCTGGCGATCATCGCCGACCCCTTCGGCGAAACCGAAACCGCGCTGCTGGCGTCCGTGTCCGGCATCGTCATCGGCATGAACAACCTGCCGCTGGTGAACGAGGGGGAGGCGATCTACCACATCGCCCGCTTCGACGAACTGGCCGAGGCCGAGAAGGCGATGGATTATTTCCGCTCCAAGTTCGACCCCGAGGTGACCGAGGCCGTGATGCCGATGCATCCCTGGGACGATCAGGAGCGGTAA
- a CDS encoding bifunctional protein-serine/threonine kinase/phosphatase, giving the protein MSGRLQVRLGQHSAAGRKPENQDSLGARYPEGEALALKGVAAVIADGVSASSAGREAAEACVKGFLHDYYSTPDSWSVETSASRVLGALNRWLHGRGQARHGSGSAMVCTFSGLVIKNNRAYVFHVGDSRVYLLRGGDLECLTQDHHVVMGTSRQALSRAMGVELNVEIDARRLTLEPGDRLILTTDGVHGVLQRAELIEGASIDDPETGAEWLVTHALEAGSNDNLSAQVVAVDHLPAQDLDAHYERLSELPFPPPLRPGQSLDGYRIIREIHASRRTHVYLASPDDGRPLVIMKTPSPNFQDDPAYIDRFLTEAWVARRVSSPHVVRSIEPPQQRQCLYCLTEYVDGPTLREWMNDHPRPSPAEVRGIVRQIAAGVRALHRLEMVHQDLKPENIVIDRDGTVKLIDLGAVRIRGIEQIDVPWNEDGYLGTERYAPPECLDGDRPTPASDRYALGVIAYEMLTGRLPYARPPKSSARSRLRYRSAREVCPDLPVWLDACLEKAVAFRPEERYPALSEFLQDLAHPNPKLLPDANPPLMERVPAERWPVIAVTSLLLNAALLLWILVHSNS; this is encoded by the coding sequence ATGAGCGGACGACTGCAGGTGCGCCTGGGCCAGCACAGCGCGGCCGGGCGCAAGCCGGAAAACCAGGACAGCCTGGGCGCCCGCTACCCGGAAGGCGAGGCGCTGGCGCTGAAGGGCGTGGCGGCGGTGATCGCCGACGGCGTCAGTGCCTCCAGTGCCGGCCGCGAGGCGGCGGAAGCCTGCGTCAAAGGCTTCCTGCACGATTACTACAGCACGCCGGATTCCTGGAGCGTGGAAACCTCCGCCAGCCGTGTGCTGGGCGCCCTCAACCGCTGGTTGCATGGCCGCGGCCAGGCGCGTCACGGCAGCGGCAGCGCCATGGTCTGCACCTTCAGCGGCCTGGTGATCAAGAACAACCGGGCCTACGTGTTCCACGTCGGCGACAGCCGCGTGTACCTGCTGCGCGGTGGCGATCTGGAATGTCTCACCCAGGACCATCATGTGGTGATGGGTACGTCGCGCCAGGCGCTGTCCCGCGCCATGGGCGTGGAGCTGAACGTGGAGATCGACGCGCGCCGGTTGACGCTGGAGCCGGGGGACCGGCTGATCCTCACCACCGACGGCGTGCATGGCGTGTTGCAGCGAGCGGAGCTGATCGAGGGCGCGTCCATCGACGATCCCGAAACCGGCGCCGAGTGGCTGGTGACCCACGCACTGGAAGCGGGCAGCAACGACAACCTCAGCGCCCAGGTGGTGGCTGTGGATCACCTGCCGGCCCAGGATCTGGACGCCCACTACGAGCGGCTCAGCGAACTCCCGTTCCCGCCGCCGTTGCGGCCGGGCCAGTCCCTGGACGGCTACCGCATCATCCGCGAGATCCACGCCAGCCGACGCACCCACGTTTACCTGGCGTCGCCGGACGACGGCCGGCCGCTGGTGATCATGAAAACCCCGTCCCCCAATTTCCAGGATGATCCCGCTTACATCGACCGTTTCCTCACCGAGGCCTGGGTGGCGCGTCGGGTCAGCAGCCCCCATGTGGTGCGCTCGATCGAACCACCGCAGCAGCGCCAATGCCTGTATTGCCTGACCGAGTACGTGGATGGCCCCACGCTGCGGGAATGGATGAACGACCACCCGCGGCCGTCGCCGGCGGAGGTGCGTGGCATCGTGCGCCAGATCGCCGCCGGCGTGCGGGCGCTGCACCGGCTGGAAATGGTGCATCAGGATCTGAAGCCGGAAAACATCGTGATCGACCGCGACGGCACGGTGAAGCTGATCGATCTGGGCGCGGTGCGCATTCGCGGTATCGAGCAGATCGACGTGCCCTGGAACGAGGACGGCTACCTGGGCACCGAACGCTACGCGCCGCCGGAGTGCCTGGACGGCGATCGCCCCACGCCGGCGTCCGACCGCTACGCGCTGGGCGTGATCGCCTACGAGATGCTGACCGGACGGCTGCCCTACGCCCGCCCGCCGAAATCGTCGGCCCGATCGCGGCTGCGGTATCGCAGCGCCCGCGAGGTCTGTCCGGACCTGCCGGTGTGGCTCGACGCCTGCCTGGAGAAGGCCGTGGCTTTTCGGCCGGAAGAGCGCTATCCGGCGCTGTCGGAATTCCTGCAGGACTTGGCACATCCGAACCCCAAGCTGCTGCCGGATGCCAACCCGCCGCTCATGGAGCGGGTGCCCGCCGAACGCTGGCCGGTGATCGCCGTGACGTCCCTATTGCTCAACGCCGCGCTGCTGCTCTGGATTCTGGTGCACTCGAACTCTTGA
- a CDS encoding CBS domain-containing protein, whose translation MTVLAREIMTPSVKAVPQSWTMDQFTRFLTDHEITGSPVSDDHGRIIGIATLKDVAEFRWSSSRPSDAEQQLTPEEAREARRLRMFIFEEMSKLPVEVRDIMTPIVVSVAEDTPVREIAELMMEEHLHRIFVTHEGEVTGIITTYDMLKLISDDALARRCLA comes from the coding sequence ATGACGGTTCTCGCACGCGAGATCATGACACCCAGCGTAAAAGCCGTTCCCCAGTCCTGGACGATGGACCAGTTCACCCGGTTCCTCACCGACCACGAGATCACCGGCAGCCCGGTCAGCGACGACCACGGTCGCATCATCGGTATCGCCACCCTCAAGGACGTCGCCGAATTCCGCTGGTCTTCCTCCCGGCCGTCCGACGCCGAACAGCAGCTCACCCCTGAAGAAGCCCGGGAAGCGCGCCGGCTGCGCATGTTCATTTTCGAGGAGATGAGCAAGCTGCCGGTGGAAGTCCGGGACATCATGACGCCCATCGTGGTCTCGGTCGCCGAAGACACCCCGGTGCGCGAGATCGCCGAGCTGATGATGGAGGAGCACCTGCACCGCATCTTTGTCACCCACGAAGGAGAAGTCACCGGCATCATAACCACCTACGACATGCTGAAGCTGATCTCCGACGACGCCCTGGCCCGGCGCTGCCTCGCATGA
- a CDS encoding mechanosensitive ion channel family protein: protein MDDIGGALAAELGSIDWGAWLRVVVLLALGFVLATAASRGMARLLGSRSSRHVTVLFGRVVFYAIFVIFIIAALREAGFAPDVLLGAAGILTVAIGFASQTSASNMISGLFLLVEKPFEIGNFIEVDGTIGEVIGIDMLSVKLRTADNLYVRIPNETLIKTRVINRSRFPIRRLDLTVGIAYREDIRRVQQLLLSLAEESTVCLEEPKPFVLTTAFGPSSVDLQFSFWVPADKVLEGRSTMMEAVKALLDREQVEIPFPHTSVYAGSASQPFRIELIRDDNRQEVTDDER from the coding sequence ATGGATGATATAGGCGGCGCACTGGCGGCGGAGCTGGGGTCGATAGACTGGGGCGCCTGGCTGCGGGTTGTGGTGCTGCTGGCTCTGGGGTTCGTTCTCGCCACCGCGGCGTCCCGCGGGATGGCCCGGTTGCTGGGCAGCCGCTCGTCGCGGCATGTGACCGTGCTGTTCGGCCGTGTGGTGTTCTACGCGATCTTCGTCATCTTTATCATCGCGGCGCTGCGCGAGGCGGGGTTCGCGCCGGACGTGCTGCTCGGCGCGGCGGGCATCCTGACGGTGGCGATCGGCTTTGCCTCGCAGACCTCGGCGTCCAACATGATCAGCGGTTTGTTTCTGCTGGTGGAGAAGCCGTTCGAAATTGGCAACTTCATCGAGGTGGACGGCACCATTGGCGAGGTGATCGGCATCGACATGCTCAGCGTTAAACTGCGTACGGCGGACAATCTGTACGTGCGCATCCCCAACGAGACGCTGATCAAGACCCGGGTGATCAACCGCTCGCGCTTCCCGATCCGGCGGCTCGACCTGACCGTCGGGATCGCCTATCGCGAGGATATTCGTCGGGTGCAGCAGTTGTTGCTTTCGCTGGCCGAGGAGAGCACGGTTTGTCTGGAGGAGCCCAAGCCGTTCGTGCTGACCACGGCGTTCGGGCCCTCGTCGGTGGACCTGCAATTCTCCTTCTGGGTGCCCGCGGACAAGGTGCTGGAAGGACGCAGCACCATGATGGAGGCGGTCAAGGCCCTGCTCGACCGGGAGCAGGTGGAGATTCCGTTTCCGCACACCAGTGTCTACGCCGGAAGTGCGTCGCAACCTTTCCGGATTGAGCTGATCAGGGATGACAACCGACAGGAAGTAACCGATGACGAGCGATAA